Part of the Vulpes vulpes isolate BD-2025 chromosome 6, VulVul3, whole genome shotgun sequence genome, catgagaaacacagagagagagagagaggcagagacacaggcagagggagaagcaggctccatgcagggagcccgatgtgggactcgatcccgggactggattccgggactccaggatcacgccctgcgccgaAGGCTGGcgttaaaccgctaagccacccagggatcccctgcaccaTCACCCCCTTtgcatcaatcaatcaatcaatcaattctTTTGAAAAAGTCCATAGTACTGGAGTACTGAATCTGAAATTCAAGAACTCCAATAACCTAAAAAGTATAGTAGCAACTAAAATAGAACACACTATTCATGCAAATTATGTCCTAAGTAAACTAGGTAATGCTCAGCCCTAAGTTCTGGAGTACCTGCCCACAGAGATGTAGCTGATCTTGATGTTAACGTTAACAAGTATGTATACAGTTGATCTTTCAACAACAGAGGGTTTAGGGGAACCGACCCCCACAGTTGAAAAATCCACCTACTACTTCTGACACCTCCAAAGCTTAAcgactaatagcctactgttgactggatgCCTTACCTATAACAGTCCATTAAcgcatattttgtatgttgtatcatatactgtattcttatgtgtagagaaaaaaatgtttttaagaaaatcatgagaaaatacatttatagtattgtcctgtatttatcaaaaagtTCTGCTTATTTAGTGGATCCAGGCAGTTCCAACCTGTGTTGTTCCAGGGTCGATTATAAGAGCAAATTTTAAAAGGGGGGTGGAATCTTTAAACATAAAGAGTCTAGAAAGAACTGTTACCTCCAAAGAATCCTTGTTTAAACCATAATACCACTCTCTCCAAGGTCCATGGCACTCTGGAGATTTGGCCAGTTCTATCACCGCATTGTTTGGAGAAATACTAGCCACAGGTTCTCTGGTACTCAATTTATTCTCCGGAGCGAATTGcaaaaagaaggaataataaaCTAAGTCTTGGGTGGAGAAGCATAATTTGTACCGGCAGGGGCTCACATCCCCTTGAAGACTTTGCGGCTGGATCCGAGGCACTTGAATTAGCAGGGTCAGGAATTCTTCATCCTGATTACACTGCAAAGGAGGACACAGAGGTTCCCCGCCGCGGGTCCCAGGACCACCCATGGCTCGGTCCGAGGGCTCCCGGGCCGCGTCCTCCCCGATCGCGCGCGTCTCGGCCCTGAGAGCTCCACGCGCGCTGCCCCTTCCTGCAGACCCCCTGTCACGGTTCCCGGACGCGGTCCGAGGGGAGCCTCCTCCTCCGTCCCCGGGGGAGTCTCCTGCTACGGAAGGCGGCTCCTCCTCGATGCCCGCTGTCCGCCCCGCTCGCTCGTCCCAGTCCCGCTCCTCGGGCTCGGAGACGGGCCCCTCCGCAGCGGCGTCCGCGGCCCCCGGAGGCCTGCAGTCGCGGCCACAGCTGCCGGCGCCAGCCCCCGCCGGGCCCACCGCCCCCTCGCGAGCGGAAGCGCACGCCGAGCCGTCAGTTCCGGCCGCGCGGACGGCCTCTTCCGGCGCTGCGGCTGGCTCCGGGCGCGCGGCGGGGAGCGCCACGGGGAGCGTGACCACCAGCTGTCGCCGGGCCTTGTTGAACTGCGCCCTGCCGCGGCTGTCGTCCACCGGGTACGGCAGCGACAGCCGCAGCCGGTAGTCCGGCTTCCTGGAGTCGAGGCACAGCCGCTTTCCCGTCACCTCGAGCGCCGCCTGCTCGGCCGAGCGCAACAGCGGCAGCTCGATGGTGACCACCAGCTCCCGGGGCACCGGGCTGGGGGCCGAGTCCCGGCAGCAGCGGTAATCCTGGAGGTCCACGTGGTGGCGCTGCACCACGCTGTAGCGAGGCTCCGTGGGGGCGGGGTGCAGGACCGCCTCCGGCGGGGAgggcgcccggggccgggggACCTCTGAGCTCCCGGCCACCGCCGGGCTCCGGTAGGGGTAGGGGAAATCGGGGAGAGGGCTCTCCGGCTCCCCCTCGGGCCGGGCCGGGACGCCCCCGGGGAGCGGCGTGCGCAGCACGGCGGCCTCCGGAGTCCCCTTGTACTTGATCTTCAGGGTCTTGGCATTCCTGCAGTCCAGCTTCACCCCGAACTGCTTCTCGACGGCGTCCAGGGCCGTGGCGTCCAGCATCTGGCGGAAGCGCTCGTGGCGCCGGGCCAGCGCGAGCGCATTGGGGTGGAAGACGACGTCGTAGACCATGTAGCGGGTGCCTCGGCCCCCCGCGTACTCGCGGCCGGGGGCCAGGCTGTAGGGCAGGGACCACTGGCTGCCGGCCGCCGCGCCGCTGGGGCCCGGCCGGCCGCTGGGCGCGCCCACCAGCGCGTTGCTACACACGTTCACGAAGCAGCGCCCGGCGCCGTCGAGGCTGGTGCGCAGGACGTGACCCGGCTGCGGGTGCACGAACCGAACGTCCACTCCGCGTTCACGCTCCAGCGCGGTGATCTCCGCCTCGTAGCGCCGCCGGTTCTCCGGGTCCGTGAGCTCCTCGGCGTACTCGGTGAACATTCGCCGGAACTCGGGGTCCTGGAAGGCCGAGGTGAGCCGCTGGACCTCCTCTCCGCTCAGGTCCAAGTCCTCCAGCGGCGACGAGGCTGCCGCCTTGGCCATGCCGCGCCCGGGCCGGGGGGAGAGCGACCCGAGACCAGCTGGATGGGACGCGTCGTGGAGGCGCTGCTCTGCGAGAGTGGGGCGGCCGAGTTCCGTAACCGCCGGCGAGAGCAGCGAGCTTAGGGCAGCGCGTGGGCGTTGCCATAGTGACACCGccagcagcagggaggaggggcgggaATTGGAGAGGGATGGTGAAGTGCCACAATAGCCTCCGAGTTTCCTCAAATCAACCAACTACTCTACTCACTGCGTTTTTAGACACCTGTGCCATGGGGCAATTACTTTTGCAGAATCACTGTCGTAGTAACTGTAATTTCCAGCATTTATGAACGTTATTCACCAGCTGTAACTCAAGTTTAAGCTTGCCTACACTTTTTACTTTACCAAACCAACATTTCAGTTTTCTGGCCATTTCACCAATTTGCCCTATAACAACTCACATTTGGGGCAAGGGATATGGGCAGGCTATTCATAAGTAGCCAATGATTAATAAACatacaaggctttttttttttaagtttattctttttagtaatctccacatcaaacctggggctggaactcaggaccctgagatcgagagttgcatgtctctctgactgagccaaccaggcaccccgagactttaataacaaaaatgcaaatgtaaGATCCGACATATTACCTATCTGAATGGTAAAGGCTGTTTTTACAATTACTGTATTTCCTTGGTGGTAGTACATCCTTCCTAGAGAATAGCTGGCTATTCTTTAGAAGGTACATGCTTCTTTCATCTAGCAATTTCAAGTCTAAGAC contains:
- the DNAAF2 gene encoding protein kintoun, whose product is MAKAAASSPLEDLDLSGEEVQRLTSAFQDPEFRRMFTEYAEELTDPENRRRYEAEITALERERGVDVRFVHPQPGHVLRTSLDGAGRCFVNVCSNALVGAPSGRPGPSGAAAGSQWSLPYSLAPGREYAGGRGTRYMVYDVVFHPNALALARRHERFRQMLDATALDAVEKQFGVKLDCRNAKTLKIKYKGTPEAAVLRTPLPGGVPARPEGEPESPLPDFPYPYRSPAVAGSSEVPRPRAPSPPEAVLHPAPTEPRYSVVQRHHVDLQDYRCCRDSAPSPVPRELVVTIELPLLRSAEQAALEVTGKRLCLDSRKPDYRLRLSLPYPVDDSRGRAQFNKARRQLVVTLPVALPAARPEPAAAPEEAVRAAGTDGSACASAREGAVGPAGAGAGSCGRDCRPPGAADAAAEGPVSEPEERDWDERAGRTAGIEEEPPSVAGDSPGDGGGGSPRTASGNRDRGSAGRGSARGALRAETRAIGEDAAREPSDRAMGGPGTRGGEPLCPPLQCNQDEEFLTLLIQVPRIQPQSLQGDVSPCRYKLCFSTQDLVYYSFFLQFAPENKLSTREPVASISPNNAVIELAKSPECHGPWREWYYGLNKDSLEERLFVNEENVDEVLEKVPSPPLDQPMTLTPPLIEVLEVTESKIHIHAKLQECSNSEQLHEKDEKVNEGSHLTENREHPATSTTDSDSSIADKVLETDSCGSVVCLQQGSLDVSHMVFGKSQQPESKMEPEFIKEKSLVYPNEEKDDLKEPVITEEKELNGDDRSSLLNKTTVHNLPGLSNIREINTQDGSVQFIKDHVTQCAFSFHNSLLYDLD